From Actinomyces sp. oral taxon 171 str. F0337, one genomic window encodes:
- a CDS encoding polysaccharide deacetylase family protein: MTTKSLPDDGAGDSASPSSVESRLSPTTGESRRGILGRAALATTAGIVGAGASAGATHWRDTHLSPTARTAPRPAAPGSALGTRVVFQTGGESGKLALTFDDGPDPRWTPRVLDMLARLQVRATFFVLGSAVEAHPELIAREVAEGHEVAVHNWVHTDVYGVSFSELSDSVNRTCEAIVAAGAPSPRLWRPPYGRVDAPAMMVASRKRMDLLLWSVHTPSTAEAAAVTDLAGAGSVVLCHDGRTQPSAPLFAALEGGVRSLLERGLTVTTGSDLLASAS, encoded by the coding sequence GTGACGACCAAGAGCCTGCCGGATGACGGAGCCGGGGACAGCGCATCCCCTTCGTCAGTGGAGTCACGATTGAGCCCCACCACCGGGGAGAGCCGGCGAGGCATCCTGGGGAGGGCCGCCCTGGCAACGACGGCGGGCATCGTTGGCGCGGGCGCCAGCGCAGGAGCGACTCACTGGCGGGACACCCACCTCTCCCCCACGGCGAGAACCGCCCCTCGCCCCGCAGCCCCTGGAAGCGCACTCGGAACGCGAGTGGTGTTTCAGACCGGTGGAGAATCAGGAAAGCTGGCGCTGACCTTCGACGACGGGCCAGACCCTCGCTGGACTCCACGTGTGCTCGACATGCTGGCGAGGTTGCAGGTACGGGCCACCTTCTTCGTGCTGGGGTCCGCGGTGGAGGCCCACCCCGAGCTGATCGCGCGGGAGGTCGCCGAGGGGCACGAGGTCGCGGTCCACAACTGGGTGCACACGGACGTCTACGGCGTGAGCTTCTCGGAGCTGAGCGACTCGGTGAACCGGACGTGCGAGGCGATCGTGGCGGCCGGAGCACCGTCTCCGCGCCTGTGGCGCCCTCCCTACGGCCGGGTTGACGCACCGGCCATGATGGTTGCCTCCCGGAAGAGGATGGACCTGTTGCTGTGGAGCGTCCACACGCCGTCCACGGCGGAGGCGGCCGCCGTCACGGACCTTGCCGGTGCCGGATCGGTAGTGCTGTGCCACGACGGGCGCACGCAGCCCTCAGCGCCCCTGTTCGCCGCCCTGGAAGGAGGCGTGCGCTCACTGCTGGAACGAGGACTTACCGTCACGACGGGCAGCGATCTCCTGGCATCCGCTTCGTAG
- a CDS encoding ribonuclease J, producing MRITPLGGLGEVGRNMTVFELDGKLLIVDCGVLFPEEDQPGVDLILPDFSSIEHRIDDVVALVLTHGHEDHIGGVPYLLRLREDIPLVGSELTLAFVEAKLKEHRIRPVLRQVSEHEEVSYGPFDLEFVAVNHSIPDAMAVMIRTDAGNVLATGDFKMDSLPIDGRITDLRSFARFGEEGVDLFCVDSTNAEVPGMVGHEGEIGQVLDNVFADSDGQIVVASFASHVHRVQQVLDAAALHDRRVALVGRSMVRNMGIASERGYLKVPAGVLIDARDITSLPPHERVLMVTGSQGEPMAALSRMAHSEHRSVTIEPGDTVIFASSLIPGNENSVFRVINQLMRLGARVVHQGNAKVHVSGHASSEELLHVYNIVQPRNVMPIHGEIRHLVANGGLAVKTGVAPERVMLCEDGVAVDLGGGVARIAGQVPCGYIYVDGSSVGEIDEAELKDRRILAEEGFVSVYAVVETTTGTILAGPHIQARGVAEDDSVFEEILPDVTEALSAALETGKADAYSLQQVMRRTLGRWIGRRLRRRPMIVPVVIEA from the coding sequence ATGCGCATCACTCCCCTGGGGGGTCTGGGCGAGGTCGGCCGCAACATGACCGTTTTCGAGCTGGATGGCAAGCTGCTCATCGTTGACTGCGGTGTGCTCTTCCCCGAGGAGGACCAGCCGGGCGTCGATCTCATCCTTCCTGACTTCTCCTCCATCGAGCACCGCATCGACGACGTCGTCGCCCTGGTCCTGACTCATGGGCACGAGGACCACATCGGGGGCGTGCCCTACCTGCTGCGCCTGCGTGAGGACATTCCCCTGGTGGGAAGCGAGCTCACCCTGGCCTTCGTGGAGGCCAAGCTCAAGGAGCACCGTATCCGTCCAGTGCTGCGTCAGGTCAGCGAGCACGAGGAGGTCTCCTACGGGCCCTTCGACCTGGAGTTCGTGGCCGTCAACCACTCCATCCCCGACGCCATGGCCGTCATGATCCGCACCGACGCCGGTAATGTACTGGCCACTGGTGACTTCAAGATGGACTCCCTGCCCATCGACGGGCGCATCACGGACCTGCGCTCCTTCGCCCGTTTCGGTGAGGAGGGCGTTGACCTGTTCTGCGTGGACTCCACGAACGCAGAGGTCCCCGGCATGGTCGGCCATGAGGGCGAGATCGGCCAGGTCCTGGACAATGTCTTCGCCGACTCCGACGGGCAGATCGTCGTGGCCTCCTTCGCCAGCCACGTCCACCGGGTCCAGCAGGTCCTCGATGCGGCCGCCCTGCACGACAGGCGGGTCGCCCTCGTGGGACGCTCCATGGTGCGCAACATGGGTATCGCCTCCGAACGCGGCTACCTCAAGGTCCCCGCCGGCGTCCTCATCGATGCCCGAGACATCACCTCGCTGCCCCCGCACGAAAGAGTCCTCATGGTCACCGGCTCGCAGGGCGAGCCGATGGCGGCCCTGTCCCGGATGGCCCACTCCGAGCACCGCAGCGTCACCATTGAGCCCGGGGACACCGTCATCTTCGCCTCCTCTCTCATCCCCGGCAACGAGAACTCCGTCTTCCGGGTCATCAACCAGCTCATGCGGCTGGGAGCGCGCGTGGTTCACCAGGGCAATGCCAAGGTCCATGTCTCCGGGCACGCCTCGTCCGAGGAGCTGCTCCACGTCTACAACATCGTCCAGCCCCGCAACGTCATGCCCATCCATGGTGAGATCCGTCACCTGGTGGCGAATGGTGGGCTCGCCGTCAAGACGGGAGTCGCCCCGGAGCGGGTCATGCTGTGCGAGGACGGCGTGGCCGTCGACCTGGGCGGGGGGGTGGCCCGTATCGCCGGCCAGGTGCCCTGCGGCTACATCTACGTTGACGGATCCTCCGTGGGGGAGATCGATGAGGCCGAGCTCAAGGACCGCCGCATCCTGGCGGAGGAGGGCTTCGTCTCCGTCTACGCCGTGGTGGAGACCACGACCGGCACGATCCTGGCCGGTCCTCACATCCAGGCTCGGGGCGTTGCCGAGGACGACTCGGTCTTCGAGGAGATCCTTCCTGATGTGACCGAGGCCCTGTCCGCTGCGCTGGAGACCGGCAAGGCGGACGCCTACTCCCTCCAGCAGGTCATGCGCCGCACCCTGGGCCGCTGGATCGGGCGCCGTCTCAGGCGCCGTCCCATGATCGTCCCGGTCGTCATCGAGGCGTAG